CGTCATCGCCCACGAGCGGCTGGCCACGGGCGGCGAGTACCAGTGGCGCCGCGAGGGTCCTCGTCACCTCTTCAACCCCGACACCGTGTTCCGGCTGCAGCACGCCACGCGCACGCGCCGCTACGACATCTTCCGTGAGTACACCAAGCTGGTCGACGACCAGGCCGAGCAGCTGATGACGCTGCGCGGGCTGTTCAGGCTCAAGCACGGCGTGCGGCCGCCCGTACCGCTCGACGAGGTCGAGCCCATCGAGGCGATCGTCAAGCGGTTCTCGACAGGGGCGATGAGCTACGGCTCGATCTCGCAAGAGGCCCACGAGACGCTCGCGATCGCGATGAACCGCCTCGGCGGGAAGTCCAACACCGGCGAGGGCGGTGAGGACGTCGACCGACTGCTCGACCCCGAGCGCCGTAGCGCGGTCAAGCAGGTGGCCTCGGGCCGCTTCGGCGTCACGAGCATGTACCTGACGCACGCCACCGACATCCAGCTCAAGATGGCGCAGGGCGCCAAGCCCGGCGAGGGCGGTCAGCTGCCGCCGACCAAGGTCTACCCCTGGGTCGCGCGCACCCGCCACGCCACGGCGGGCGTCGGCCTCATCTCGCCGCCGCCGCACCACGACATCTACTCGATCGAAGACCTGAAGCAGCTCATCTTCGACGTCAAGCGCGCCAACCCCAAGGCCCGCGTCCACGTCAAGCTCGTGAGCCAGTCGGGCATCGGTGCCGTCGCGGCGGGGGTCACGAAGGCCCTGGCCGACGTCGTGCTCGTGTCCGGTCACGACGGGGGCACCGGCGCCAGTCCGCTGAACTCGCTGAAGCACGCGGGCACGCCCTGGGAGATCGGCCTGGCCGAGACCCAGCAGACCCTGATGCTGAACGGGATGCGCGACCGTGTGGTCGTGCAGGTCGACGGTCAGATGAAGACCGGTCGCGACGTCCTCATCGCCGCTCTGCTCGGCGGCGAGGAGTTCGGCTTCGCGACGGCGCCGCTCATCGTCGAGGGCTGCATCATGATGAGGGTCTGCCACCTCGACACCTGCCCGGTGGGCGTGGCGACGCAGAACCCCGAGCTCCGTGCCCGTTTCTCGGGCAAGCCCGAGTTCGTCGTCAACTTCTTCGAGTTCCTCGCTCAGGAGGTGCGCGAGTACCTGGCCGCCCTTGGGTTCCGCAGCCTCGACGAGGCCATCGGCCGGACGGACGTCCTCGACGTCGACCGCGCCGTCGACCACTGGAAGGCCTCGGGTCTCGACCTCGCCCCGGTGCTGGTCGGGCCGACCTTCGCCGACGACGAGCCCCGCCGCAACCACACCACGCAGGACCACGGCCTCGACGAGCACTTCGACGTCCAGTTGATCGAGCGCAGCGCCGACGTGCTCGAGAACGGCGGACACGTCGAGATCACCCTGCCCATCCGCAACACCGAGCGCGCGGTCGGCACCATGCTCGGGCACGAGGTCACCCTGCGACACGGCGAGCACGGGCTGCCCGACGGCAGCATCGAGATCAACCTCAGCGGTTCGGCCGGTCAGTCGCTCGGCGCCTTCCTGCCCTCCGGCATCACGCTGCGACTCGAGGGCGACAGCAACGACTACGTGGGCAAGGGCCTCTCCGGCGGCAACGTCGTCGTGCGCCCGCCCCGCGGCAGCGCGTTCGCCGCCGAGGAGAACGTCATCGCCGGCAACGTCATCGGCTACGGTGCCACCCAGGGCAGCATGTTCCTGCGCGGCATCGTGGGGGAGCGCTTCCTGGTCCGCAACTCCGGGGCCAGCGCGGTCGCCGAGGGCGTGGGCGACCACGCGCTCGAGTACATGACGGGCGGCCTCGCCGTCATCCTGGGCGACACGGGCCGCAACCTGGGTGCGGGCATGTCGGGAGGCACGGCCTACGTGCACCGGCTCAAGCCCGAACGGGTCAACGCCGAGGCGCTCACCTCGGGTGAACTCGAACTCCACCCGCTCGGCAGCGCCGACGTCGAGATCCTCACCGATCTGCTGCAACGGCACCTGGCCGAGACCGGATCACCCGTGGCTCAGCGCATGCTCGACGACCTCGACGCCACGGTGGCCGAGTTCGTCAAGGTGCTGCCCCGCGACTACGCCGCCGTCCTCGCCACCCGGCAGACGGCCGTCGACGAGGGTCTCGACCCCGATGGCGACGAGACATGGAAGAGAATCCTGGAGGTGACCGGTGGCTGACCCCAAAGGCTTCCTGAAGACGCAGTCCCGCGAGCTGCCCAAGCGCCGACCCGTGTCGGTCCGGCTCATGGACTGGAAAGAGGTCTACGAGCAACAAGAAAGCGGTGAGCTGCGTCGTCAGGCGGGCCGCTGCATGGACTGTGGTGTTCCGTTCTGCCATCAGGGCTGCCCGCTGGGCAACCTGATCCCCGAGTGGAACGACCTCATGTGGCGCGGCGAGGGCCGTCAGGCCATCGAGCGTCTGCACGCGACCAACAACTTCCCCGAGTTCACGGGTCGTCTCTGCCCCGCGCCGTGCGAGTCCTCCTGCGTGCTGGGCATCAACCAGCCCCCGGTGACGATCAAGCAGGTCGAGGTCTCGATCATCGACCAGGCCTTCGCCAACGGCTGGGTCACCCCGCACCCGCCCGAGCGCCTGACCGGCAAGACGGTCGCGGTGGTCGGTTCGGGCCCCGCCGGACTCGCCGCCGCCCAGCAGCTCACCCGCGCGGGCCACACGGTCGCCGTGTACGAGCGCGAGGACCGCATCGGCGGTCTCCTGCGCTACGGCATCCCCGACTTCAAGATGGAGAAGAAGCAACTCGAGCAGCGCATCGCCCAGATGCAGGCCGAGGGCACGCGCTTCCGCGCCCGGGTCGAGATCGGCCGCGACATCGCCTGGGACGACCTCCGGGCCCGCTACGACGCCGTCGTCGTCGCGACGGGGGCCACGGTTCCCCGCGACCTGCCCATCCCGGGACGTGACCTGTCCGGCATCCACTTCGCCATGGACTACCTCGTGCAGCAGAACAAGGCCGGCGCGGGCGACACGGTGGCCGACCAGATCACGGCCGAGGGCAAGCACGTCGTCGTCCTGGGCGGCGGCGACACCGGTGCGGACTGCATCGGCACCGCACACCGTCAGGGTGCCCTCTCGGTGACCAACCTCGCGATCGGTCAGCAGCCGCCCGAAGAACGCCCCGAGGCCCAGCCGTGGCCGATGTTCCCCACGCTGTTCGAGGTGTCCAGTGCCCACGAAGAGGGCGGCGAGCGGGTCTTCCTGGCCTCGACGGTCGAGTTCCTGACGAACGAGGTCGGAGAGGTGCGGGCCATCCGCGTCGCCGAGACCGAGTACGTCGACGGCCGGCGGGTTCCCAAGGCCGGCACCGAGCGCGAGGTCCCCGCCGACCTCGTCCTCCTCGCGCTCGGCTTCACCGGGCCCGAGCGCGACACCATCGAAGAGCAGCTGCGGCTCACCTTCGACGGTCGCGGATCCCTCGAGCGCGGCGCCACGTACGAGACCGGCGAGCCCGGCGTCTTCGTGACCGGTGACGCCGGTCGCGGACAGTCGCTCATCGTCTGGGCGATCGCCGAGGGTCGGGCCACCGCCTCGGCCGTCGACGCCTACCTCGAGGGCGAGACCGTGCTGCCCTTCCCGGTGAAGCCCACCGATCGGTCCATCTCGGTCTGATCCGGCCTTCCGACGGGAATAGGGTGGGAGTCGGGCTGTAGTCGTCCCACCCCCTTTCCCCCCCACACGAACGGAACACATGAGACGCGCAAAGATCGTCGCCACCCTCGGGCCGGCGACGTCGAGCTACGACGACATCCGGGCGATCATCGACGCCGGCGTCGACGTCGCCCGCATGAACCTCAGCCACGGCAGCTACGACGTCCACGAGGGCGTCTACGCGAACGTCCGCCAGGCGTCCGCCGACTCGGGTCGCGCCGTCGCGGTCCTCGTCGACCTGCAAGGCCCCAAGATCCGTCTCGGCAAGTTCGCCGACGGCCCGCACGATCTCGAGGTCGGCGACGTCTTCAAGATCACCACCGACGAGATCCTGGGCTCCAAAGAGATCTGCGGCACGACGTTCAAGGGTCTTCCCGACGACGTCAAGGCGGGTGACCCGCTCCTGATCGACGACGGCCGCGTCAAGCTCCGCGTCCTCGAGACCGACGGGACCGTCGTGACGACCGAGGTCGTCGTCGCCGGCACCGTCTCGAACAACAAGGGCATCAACCTCCCGGGCGTGGCGGTCAACGTCCCCGCCCTCTCCGACAAAGACGAGGCCGACCTGCGCTGGGGCCTCCAGCTGGGTGCCGACCTGATCGCCCTCTCGTTCGTGCGTGACGCGGACGACGTCGTGCGCGTGCACGAGATCATGGCCGAAGAGGGCCGCAAGGTCCCCGTCTACGCGAAGATCGAGAAGCCCCAGGCCGTCGACAACCTCGAGGCGATCATCGACGCGTTCGACGGCATCATGGTCGCCCGCGGCGACCTCGGCGTCGAGCTGCCCCTCGAGGCCGTGCCCATCGTGCAGAAGCACGCGGTCGAGCTGTCGCGTCGCATGGCCAAGCCGGTCATCGTCGCCACCCAGATGCTCGAGTCGATGATCTCGAGCCCGATCCCCACGCGTGCCGAGACCTCCGACGTCGCCAACGCCGTCCTCGACGGCACCGACGCGGTCATGCTCTCGGGCGAGACGAGCGTCGGCGAGTACCCCGTCATCACGGTGCAGACCATGGCGCGCATCGTCGCCTCCACCGAAGAGCACGGTCTCGAGCGCATCCCCCCGCTGGGCACCCGTCCCCGCACCCAGGGCGGCGCCATCACGCTGGCCGCGGCCGACGTCGCCGAGTTCGTCCAGGCGAAGTTCCTCTGCGTCTTCACCGAGTCTGGTGACTCGGTCCGTCGCATGTCGCGTCTGCGCCACTCGATCCCCATCCTGGCCTTCACGCCCAACGAGGCCATCCGACGCCGCATGGCGATCAGCTGGGGTGTGCAGTCCTACCTGGTCGAGACCGTCACGCACACCGACGCGATGTTCGCGCAGGTGGACGACATCCTGCTCGGCAACGATCTCGCCGAGTCGGGCGACAAGGTCATCGTGATCGCCGGGTCCCCTCCCGGGATCGCGGGTTCGACGAACGACCTCCGGGTGCATCGGGTGGGCGACGCCCACGGCGAGGCCGCCCCGGCCTACGCGTCGCAGCCCTGACACACCGCGACATCTCTGGCGAAGCCGGGGCGATCCCATCGGATCGTCCCGGCTTCGTCGTGTCGGCGGGGCGTACGCTCACGGCATGTCCGTGGACGCCCGACACCCCTCGTGCTTCGTATTCGAGGCCCGTCTGTACGTCGTACCGTCGTGGAGCGGTCACGGCGTGGCCGAGACGCGACGCAGCCTCGGCCCCGAGATCCGGGAGACCAGCCGAGGAGGCGCGGGGCCGGGCCGGTGGGCGGCTCTCGGTGCCCTCGTCGGCGGCT
This genomic interval from Frigoribacterium sp. Leaf415 contains the following:
- the pyk gene encoding pyruvate kinase; protein product: MRRAKIVATLGPATSSYDDIRAIIDAGVDVARMNLSHGSYDVHEGVYANVRQASADSGRAVAVLVDLQGPKIRLGKFADGPHDLEVGDVFKITTDEILGSKEICGTTFKGLPDDVKAGDPLLIDDGRVKLRVLETDGTVVTTEVVVAGTVSNNKGINLPGVAVNVPALSDKDEADLRWGLQLGADLIALSFVRDADDVVRVHEIMAEEGRKVPVYAKIEKPQAVDNLEAIIDAFDGIMVARGDLGVELPLEAVPIVQKHAVELSRRMAKPVIVATQMLESMISSPIPTRAETSDVANAVLDGTDAVMLSGETSVGEYPVITVQTMARIVASTEEHGLERIPPLGTRPRTQGGAITLAAADVAEFVQAKFLCVFTESGDSVRRMSRLRHSIPILAFTPNEAIRRRMAISWGVQSYLVETVTHTDAMFAQVDDILLGNDLAESGDKVIVIAGSPPGIAGSTNDLRVHRVGDAHGEAAPAYASQP
- a CDS encoding glutamate synthase subunit beta, translated to MADPKGFLKTQSRELPKRRPVSVRLMDWKEVYEQQESGELRRQAGRCMDCGVPFCHQGCPLGNLIPEWNDLMWRGEGRQAIERLHATNNFPEFTGRLCPAPCESSCVLGINQPPVTIKQVEVSIIDQAFANGWVTPHPPERLTGKTVAVVGSGPAGLAAAQQLTRAGHTVAVYEREDRIGGLLRYGIPDFKMEKKQLEQRIAQMQAEGTRFRARVEIGRDIAWDDLRARYDAVVVATGATVPRDLPIPGRDLSGIHFAMDYLVQQNKAGAGDTVADQITAEGKHVVVLGGGDTGADCIGTAHRQGALSVTNLAIGQQPPEERPEAQPWPMFPTLFEVSSAHEEGGERVFLASTVEFLTNEVGEVRAIRVAETEYVDGRRVPKAGTEREVPADLVLLALGFTGPERDTIEEQLRLTFDGRGSLERGATYETGEPGVFVTGDAGRGQSLIVWAIAEGRATASAVDAYLEGETVLPFPVKPTDRSISV